ATTTTATCAGTTCTGGCAAATCCTTGCGCCTGGTCATGGAAACAATGGCGTCGCAGGAGAAAAATTCATCGCCTTCAAGAATACGTAAAAACTCAATATGACCACTCTTGCCTCCGGTCATGCAGGTCTAGAGCCCTATACAAAGGCATGAAGGTTCGGATTTCTTATTATCTAATATACCTGTTGCTTCACAATTAGCTACCTTTTTTACTTTGCAGTTTTACTGTATGTATCCAACGTTAACACAGGTTGGAGCCACTCCGGATCTGATGGTTGCATACGTTGATTTTTTTCTCGGCGGTGACGAGAAGCGTGTAGATATGGTCTCTATTATACAGAAAAGGTTCCCAATGTGCATACTTTTTGGTGGAGATGGAAGTTATATGTCACCCTATAGTCTTCATAGTGACGCACTGTTAGCAAATCTTCTTGGCCAGGTTAGCTTacttctctctatatatattgtttctttCAAGATCTATCCTCTGAGAATCTCCTAAGAGTTCCAAATCACTATTCCAGCACATCCCACCAAGTGTTTGGCACCGCTTTGTTGCCGGTTTAAACGCACAGCTTAGGACTGTGAGGCATGGATCAATTCGTTCAGCGTTACTTCCTGTCATTAGGTGGGTAAACAGCCATGGGAATCCTCAACTCGAATTCCACGGAGTAAGAATTGAGCTTGGATGGTTTCAAGCTACAGCTTCTGGATATTACCAACTTGGTATCTTGGTTTTTGTTGGCGATTTTCCTCCGAACACTGTGAACCAGACTATTTCATTCAGCAGATGTGACGAGGAGTCCCCTAGGTGAGCCATGAAAGATTTTACCTCTCTTTGACCTCATCTAGTTATTGTCACTTCCTCAACCTGCGTAATCATAACTCCATTTTCCAGGAACAGCTCTGCATGTCCTAGCAATTCTCTTTTAGAGTTGCAACAAAACTTGATCCAACCAGGGCATGGGTTATCTCGGAAGAGAATCAATGGTGGAATAAACGGAGGCCTCATCAACGAGATCTCAATACAATCTCTGGAGTACAGGAGGGACTTGCTTTACCCGTTTTCTCTTTTATTAAACAATACACGACCCGTTGGTCGTCAGGTTACATATATTCTCCACTCCTGAATCATTATTTTGCCTTTTGTTTTGTACTAATATAAGCAGAATCTTTTTCATGTTATGCAGAATACTCTTCTACGTTTGATCTCCATCCTTCTTCTTGCGGATCTTTCAGTTACAATCCTTGCATTGCTTCAGTTCTATTGGCTTGCTCTTGCAGCCTTTCTCGCTATCCTCCTGATTCTCCCTCTCGCTCTCCTTTGCCCATTCCCCGCTGGCCTTAACGCTTTATTAAGTAAAGAAATTAGAAGAGCTTCACTTACTCGTGTCTACGCCCTTTGGAACGCTGCATCTCTAACCAACGTCGTAAGTTGATACACATATTTAGCAACAACGTGACCTCGTTCTCGCTCTGTTGTCTCTTATTGCCAAGTATTTTTGCAGATTGTGGCTTTCGTTTGTGGTGTCATTCATTCCGTATTTTTCTCTGACAATCCAAGTGATAAGACAAACATTTGGAACGCCATAAGGTAATAAAAATAgtgtttctgttttgttcttGTGTCTTCTTTAATCATCCCACAAAATGAACATTTTGATCATAATCGGTCTTTAATCTTAAGCTTTTGTTTATGGAACACCAAAACTCTTTATTATATTGAGTACAAAATTTGGTTTATGTATCTGGGCAGAGATGATGATAAGTGGTGGGTATTACCAGCAATGCTCTTGTTACTCAAGTGGATACAAGCTCGGTTCCTTGACTGGCACGTCGCGAATCTGGAAGTATCAGACTTTTCTCTTCTTTGTCCCGATCCAGATACGTTCTGGGCATATGAATCTGGAGCTTGACGTATAACGGAAGACGACGAAAAGATGGTATCTTATTTTCCATGTAAATCTGCTAAAAAGTACAAGTAGGTAGTTCTCACTTCTCAGTGTTAGTTGGTTATCTGGAGAATGGTTTTGCCAGACGAAAGGCTAGTTTTATAAACTAGAGAGTTTAGATGGAGGtcaaattctaaaccctaaccaaaagttaaatttattatttgtttggtaCGTGAAAAGTTCAGTGTATATTATACGTTCAAATGTAAGTTAGGTTAAAGTTTTGGTATAAAGGCAGAACAATTCAAAACAATAAACCAAATCCGAATTCTACACCTGATCTAAGTTTCAAGAATCAAGATTGAGAGTTGTAGTTTTGATACTTGTCTTTTGCTGTCAACaatataaaattctaaaaagatTCAGATAACCAAACCAACAACatctgatatatatatttttagcagTATAAGTGACCTAAAATGATATTTGACCATCTACACTGATCTGAAAATCTAGACGACCAAAAGTTTATTGACCTGCAATCCATACAAAAACAAGGTCAATGTCAACCACAGGATTAACTAAGTTAAATGGGTAATAAGTGGGCTTAACTGTCTAGGCCTTTCTTAGTTTATGTGAGCCGAAGCTATAACCACGCACGCAACTAAAGCGCGTGAACCTCAGACTCCGAAACACTTGAGGAGTTacagcatttttatttttttaagaatctcAAGgatcgactctctctctctctctctctctctctctctctctctctctctctctctcgtctcatctgcaaatattcccCGAGACTCCAAATCGCCGCCATGTTGAGACAAGCTTCCCGCCTCATCTCCCGATCCGCCACCGCGGCATCCTCCAAATCGGTGACGGCTCGTGCCTTTTCAACGGAGCTTCCGTCGACGATCGATTCGACTTTCGTGGAGTCATGGAAGAAAGTAGCGCCGAACATGGACCCGCCGCAgactccttcttccttcatgaAGCCACGTCCTTCGACTGCTTCTTCGATTCCGACGAAGCTCACCGTCAATTTCGTCCTCCCTTACGCATCTGAGCTTTCCTGGAAAGAGGTCAGTCTTCCCATTTTCGTTCCTAGGTTTTGGTCTAATAGTACGAATCTGGAATGCTGGATTGTTGTGTGGCTTTTGGTTTGTGGTGATTCATGTGTGGAAAAGTCTAATCACAGCATTTCGGATTTGATTAATCGGTAACGTATCAAAAATGTGCCTTTTATTTTTGGTTAGATCTGACGCAGATATATTTAAGGGTTTTTGCTAATCTTTGCGGTAGGAATGAAaattttctagagaaaaaaaGCTGCACTTGATAGTTGtgattaagaaagaaaaaatgttgcttgtttagatttatttaattttattttctggacTGAAGAGCACTACCTAGAAACTCTTTGTTGATCGATCGATCATTAAAGTTATCTGCATTGCAACTCTTATAAgagatttattttgtttctattcCTAGTAATGATCCCAACTTTAAGTGTTTTTCtggtttttatatttacaatgaGATTGAAAAAGTAAAATCATGTTTCGTTTATGATCTATTCATGTCTTGAAACTGTGAGATTCATGGCCATTATCAATCCTATATGGCATTTACATAACCTAAGTGCTGGCTGTTAATATATATGGtgtaaaatgtatattttctatTCATACCTGATACGTATAAACTGAACGTTGGTTTTATATCTGTAATTTCCATGAGTTCCATCTCCCTGGAAAGTAGTAATCTATTCGTATAGTATTTTACAGATGAATATTAGTTTGCTGTTCGCTAtggtatctctctctccatgTAGAATGCATTGAAGGATCTTATCTTCCCAGACTTACTTGCATTGAAAGCTTATATCATCTTTTTTCTTTGCAAATTGAATATCACAATCTCCATATGTTCAATATTAAACCTAAACTAACCCCTACTTCTTgatttttgtcatttattttCTGGTTTATATTCAATCATGACTAAAAGTTTATTGGTTTCTCTTTGTCTACCTCAAGGTCGACATGGTCATCATTCCCGCGACAACAGGACAAATGGGTGTTTTGCCTGGACACGTTCCAACAATCGCTGAGCTGAAACCCGGTATCATGTCCGTTCACGAAGGCACTGACATAAAGAAATACTTCGTCAGCAGTGGTTTCGCCTTTCTCCACGCAAACTCCGTCGCTGACATCATAGCGGTTGAGGCCGTGCCGCTTGAGAATATCGACGCAAGCCAAGTCCAAAAGGGTTTAGCTGACTTCACACAGAAACTTGCTTCTGCATCAACAGATCTTGAGAAAGCAGAAGCACAGATTGGTGTCGAAGTTCACAGTGCTATGAACGCAGCTCTCTCAGGCTAAAAGAAggttctctttctctctcattaaaacaaaaatcatttggGTTTACAGATGATTAATGAAAGTCCCTTTTTCTTACTACAACTAAGGATGATTTTTCCTTGTTTTTACTGTGTTGGAGtttgtttgaataataaattactTTGTGGAAGGCACAAACCAACAACAAGTTTCTTGTGTTCATATTCTCTGTTACTTGTTTGTGTTGAGCAGCTACAAGTTTCCGAATTTATTTGTGGTCTCCGAGTTTATGTAAGGACCACTTGTCGTTTTTCTGCATTTTTTAACGAAAATATATTAGAGCTAATGTTGAGAAAATTAGGTGGGAGTGTATTTCAGAAACAGGAGgcccaaaaaaactaaaaaagacgAAGCCTAATGCATGAGCTGAGACACATGAAAGAATATCGATCGTCACGTTCAGTGATAGAGAGCGTTACAAAAATATTAGACGGTTGCAGATGTGACAAAAACATATTATGATTTCGAACGACCATTTTCAGACATCGAACAACAACTCGTACCATGATTAACAAATCAAGTTTTGAGAGTACTGGTTTTGTGGAAGATGAgcaagttcaattttttttttttttttgaaacactgaGCAAGTTAAATTTAAAAGCCCATTTACATACACAAACTTACAATATAGATGAGATGTGAGTGagaggaaaaagaaagaaagatgcaCACATACGGATGATAACCTTATCAAATGAGCCAAAGAGGCAAAGACTGTCTGTGGGTCTGACTATGTTGGTCTTAAAGACAATGAGAGCTTTGGGACTTTTGCTCTGTTGTCATAATTTAGAGTGATTCCACAATGAACAAACCTACTTCAAATGTGTTTTCCAGAACGTCTTCCcttctctttgccaatattcacCTATTTGCCCATCCATtctttgtgttacaaaaaaaaaaaaaaaaacccatccATTCTTTACCAATTTATGTCATTGTGGACCAACCCGATCTAGACTCAAGCAAAATATGAATCAGACCAAACGCGGTCCATGTGGGACCAATTGCGCGAAGACTGGACAGGACCATATATACCTTGCAAAACCCGATTCTTTTCTTGTATTGGTGGTTGACTGGGGACTTATCCACAGAACCACTTAGCCTTAACTCTAGAAAACGAAGGCAACCCAGAGCCCGACTTTAATATTGACCAGCCTAGGTTGGATTAGCCTGAGCAGACATTCTTGCTCCTAATATAATACCAAGAAATTAAAGTTTAAAACCTTATCTCTAAGCTGGAAAGTACAGCGACGGGCACTTCAACCAAGTACTTCGAGTTCCTCTGCGGTAGAATCTATTAGAGACCTCAGTCCATATAATTATTCAACCCCATGAGCTTATGTATCTAGGGTTTCAAGTTGAGATAGAGTTGATATAAAGATGTGTAAGGTCATTGTATTTTAGTAACCTTGGCTGTCTATAGTCGCAGCCACACGAAACTATCTTATGAAATCAATCACTCTCTTTAAATTTTGTTGACAACTCAAAGCATTTCTTTCTTTAGTTTCTTGCATTTCAATAAGGTTTCTTAAAGCTCGCTATAACTAAAATCAGGCCCGACTCAAAACTAAAAGAAAGAATTACACCTAGAAACAGTTTATGAGTTTTATTAACACAATAGAGCAGTTCTCACTAACAAGATAGTTTTGTCTAGTGAAACTCAATTTCTGGTTAAAAGTTAACTAAATAACTTTGTAACCAAGTGTTATACGATAACTAAATGTAACATCTATTTCATTTTTAGGCGGGATTTAACTATAGTCATTCATTTATTTGTTAATCTAATGGTCAAGATTCTTCAGAGACCAAGTGTGTCCTTTTATCTTTACTCTTCGTCATCTTCCTCCCAAATTCTCCATTTTTTCTCCTCCCATATtctccattttttaaaattgaaacctgcttctttatatacttttttcaagaaaactTGTGTTTAATCATTATCTCTATTACTTaatgttagattcgggtttattatgggtttccaactcaaaaccaattggcaattagtagattggccctaaccctttatatattacttaatgtcccattgattttccaatgtgggatacatatcccttaatacccctcctcgagatgatggctcttatcGGCCAGAAATCTCGGAAATTTTTTAAGACAGttatactcggtcgagcgagtCAATTACGACCTATATACCCGGTCGGGTAGGGTTAACATTAATTAGGGGTTTAACTTATTAGGatctgggctctgataccatgttagattcaggtttattatgggcttccaactcaaaaccaattggcaattagtggattggccctaaccctttatatattacttaatgtcccatTGATTTTCCAATGTGGGATACATATCCTTTAATATTTAATCTATCTTTTGAAATATATCAAGGTGTATCTCCGATAGTGATTTAATGGTGGTATATACAGCAACAACAATGGAGGAGATGTTGGCGACTTTGACGAAGACGATGGCGGAAACATAGTCGACGGCAAAAACAATGTAGAAGACTCATCCCCCACCATAAACCAGACTGTAAGAATCAAGAAATTCATCCACCATGGCGCTTTCACATGGGACACCGCCAAAGTTAAGGTTCCTCCACAATAGCACCTTCACATGGGACACCTCCAAGAAAATCATCCCCATCGCCGCGTCTTCTACCTCACAATTTTTACACAGTCCTCCTTTGCTGAGTTGGACAGAACTGAAAGGTCATAAGCTTCACGGTGTTGTCGTTTTTGTCCAAAGGTTCTTACAGTTTTAGAAAATTTGAGTCTTTTGTAAGTTGCTTTGGCCATTTGTAAAATATTCTGTGAAACAATTTCGAAGAAAAGCTAAATCATTTCCAAGTTAATGACAACTTTAATTGTGAACATGATGAATTTAGTTTGATGGTATATGCTTTCACTTTACGGCTAGTTCGTGCTTTTTGTGGATGAGTATTGTTTTGttactaattattataattttttagtttGTTCGTTTGTATATATTGAAAGTTTTTTAGATGAGGATATTTGTTCATTTCTTTTACATGATGTTGGATCTTGGCTTGAAAAGATAAACTTTACGAGCTACatctagatttttaaaaataaagagtttTTAGAGGGCAATGGTAGTAATCTTTGTGGTATCtttgttctttatttatttattttttttttctttattagatTTGAGAATTTGTTATGGCTTTGGCTTTGATTGAGCTTGAGAATCCAATTGATAAATTTGGAGCTATGATAGTGAGACAAGTTGCTTTCAAACTAATGACATGGCTGGTGATGAAACAATGACTTTGGTTGTTCTTGTACTAGGTCTCATGCTGTAAGTGTAAAAATTTGCAATTGGTGTACACATTGTTTTTTAAAACGATGTACATGTCGATGTTTTGTAATCGGTGTACACGTTGTTTTTTTAAACAGATGTACATGTCGAACCAAGATTGTGTATACGCGGCCGGCCAGTCAATCATCGTGtacattatatacatataaatgttATCAACTATCGCAACGCCAAAACATTATTGAGTCATCTTTGTTTGTACACTGGTTCTCAGTGTCAATCTTTAACTTTTATATACACCAAACCTATCAGTGTCCATTCGTGATGTACATTAGAGTTAATCAGCACTGATGTACATAAAAGTTAATCAGTACACCAGTGTACACGTGACAGTCAATCATCGTGTACATTATGTACGCGTAAATGTTAATAAATGTTATCAGCTATTGCAACGCCAAAGCATTATTCATCTTTTTTTGTACACCGGTTCTCATATCAATCTAAAACTTTTATGTACACTACACATATTAGTGTTTCTTACAGTACATTAACTTTTATGTACACCAAACCTATCAGTGTCCATTCTTCACTTTCTTCATTTTAGTTTAGTGTTCCATTTTTAGATTAGTATATTCGTGAAAGTGGATGTCGTTTGACACTAAAACGTATCAAAGCTGTTCAGTTTGAAATGCTTGGGCTTATGGGATTGAACTTATCAGTGAAATATAGTTCAAGTATATATgtacacaaataatatataatgttgtacatgtgtacacaaACAATGTGTTGTACATGTGTACGCATATATATAGTTCAGTGAAATAATATACAATGCTGTACATGTGTATGCCTATATCAATATCTAAAATAACCTTCGTCTCTTAGACTAGCACCAAGAGTGATTTAGATGAGATGAGACAAATCGATTGATAGATAACTTGCCTTACCACACCAACCACCTTAGCTTTAGAAGGTCGGAAGTAACCTAAGATTCTTATAGTAGCATTTGATGTGTCACCTTCCCTCCCTTCACTGAAAACAACATAAAACGGAGTGTTCTAACATTCACGAAAATGAGAACCCCCTTCATTCACGTAAACCACACTTCCTCGTCTTTATACCTACAAAGACAAATGTCTTTCTTTCACATGTACCCGTGTACACTGCCATTACATACACATCCATGCGGTTGCTAAATGTACTCGTGTAGACGAACATGAtgtacataaaaacaaaaatgcaCCTATGGAGTTTGTTTACTTTACAACTATAGTGTTTCACAGTTTATTTACTTATGAATAAAAGCACCGTACAACATACCCAAAGCATCACAAGTGTACGACACACtaccaaacaagaaaacaaccATCCACAACCAAGTTTCTTTctttataaccaaaacatatTGTATTTATTGTACACAAATTCAAACAACATCTCTAACTCTGAATTCCCATGTAGCATAGATTTGTAAGCACATGTTTAACCTGCAAAAGGCACAATGCTTCTTAACTCTCAGATTCTTACACAAACAAAAGCAAACATGAAAGACTAAGAATAACAAATTTCCCTCATAAGACACAGTCAGATCCGCAAACACCACAACAATATAATAcacattaaatattataactttCGTTT
The nucleotide sequence above comes from Brassica napus cultivar Da-Ae chromosome A9, Da-Ae, whole genome shotgun sequence. Encoded proteins:
- the LOC106366836 gene encoding ATP synthase subunit delta', mitochondrial-like, whose product is MLRQASRLISRSATAASSKSVTARAFSTELPSTIDSTFVESWKKVAPNMDPPQTPSSFMKPRPSTASSIPTKLTVNFVLPYASELSWKEVDMVIIPATTGQMGVLPGHVPTIAELKPGIMSVHEGTDIKKYFVSSGFAFLHANSVADIIAVEAVPLENIDASQVQKGLADFTQKLASASTDLEKAEAQIGVEVHSAMNAALSG